A stretch of the Saccharolobus caldissimus genome encodes the following:
- a CDS encoding aldo/keto reductase, with the protein MKYVKLGNSGLKVSQICIGTWFLPLLPEKDEYGVYKVDKETALKILKRAYDEGINFIDTANVYHGALWVTDPLHVGFAERVVGEFLSHVDRESVVVSTKVRGQMATWVNGEGLSRKHIMWQVRESLRRLNTSYIDLYFLHWPDYDTPKLETLRTLNNLVRNGLVYYLGISNHPAHDIVEFMELADKHNLEKFTTIQDLYNMLERYIEKDKVYVSRKYNLAIMAYAPLAHGFLTGKYVDFDKKTWKVDELTRVSMYDNLKSRYFSDLTLKVLVGLYGFARERGLSLSQLAIAWLLRRGEELGVNIIPIVGVTRMEYLDDVLGSLSVNLSSDDMRRIDEILNGKI; encoded by the coding sequence ATGAAGTATGTTAAGTTGGGGAATTCAGGTTTAAAAGTGTCTCAAATATGCATAGGAACCTGGTTTCTTCCATTACTTCCGGAGAAGGATGAGTATGGTGTTTATAAAGTTGATAAGGAGACGGCATTAAAGATCCTTAAGAGAGCCTACGACGAGGGAATAAACTTCATAGACACTGCAAATGTTTACCATGGTGCGTTATGGGTTACTGATCCTCTTCATGTTGGTTTTGCTGAGCGTGTTGTTGGTGAGTTCTTGTCTCATGTTGATAGGGAGTCTGTTGTTGTTTCTACTAAGGTTAGGGGTCAGATGGCTACTTGGGTTAATGGTGAGGGGTTGAGTAGGAAGCATATAATGTGGCAGGTTAGAGAGAGTTTGAGGAGATTAAATACTAGTTACATTGATCTCTATTTTTTACACTGGCCAGACTACGACACACCCAAACTCGAAACATTGAGAACACTAAATAACCTAGTTAGAAACGGCCTAGTTTACTACTTAGGCATTAGCAATCACCCCGCACACGACATTGTAGAATTCATGGAACTAGCAGATAAGCATAACCTAGAGAAATTCACAACAATACAAGATCTTTATAATATGTTAGAAAGGTATATTGAAAAAGATAAAGTATATGTATCGAGGAAATACAATTTAGCAATAATGGCGTATGCACCTTTGGCTCACGGATTTTTGACTGGTAAGTATGTTGACTTCGATAAGAAGACTTGGAAAGTAGACGAATTGACAAGAGTTTCAATGTATGATAATCTTAAATCACGATACTTCTCAGATTTAACCTTGAAGGTTCTTGTTGGTTTGTATGGTTTTGCTAGGGAGAGGGGTTTGTCTCTTTCTCAATTGGCTATTGCTTGGCTTTTAAGGAGGGGTGAGGAGTTGGGTGTTAATATTATTCCCATTGTTGGCGTTACTAGGATGGAGTATTTGGATGACGTTTTGGGCTCCTTAAGCGTTAACTTATCCTCTGATGATATGAGGAGAATTGACGAAATACTAAACGGAAAAATATAA
- a CDS encoding DUF1854 domain-containing protein: protein MKRAIVATKFKAEIKTDLDRNLNLREEIIRIDGSKISVYDERGNEVLSVSNVVKLSIESGITVDKLIGYTADGKSIEIAYFTKRKDEIFKKLVEAFNKNEQIEIKDDEKEENVKVSMSTLKWLWNIASKYRRTLIIGAILSLISTGLNLVPPYLLKILIDSVLLSPSHSPNLYVNIIIYLTLSYSALALVSSMQSRILNNLGSRIINDLREMLYRHAIRHDYAFIERISPSRILSRLTTDAGNTNWLLVWGLPTLVTNLFTIVGIGVILFTLNVTLAMFILIPVPIIIYMIISYRRKSHRLYHRNWRRSADITSKINDTIPNFLVVRSFSKEEYESKRLREMLNKLYESNVAINKMNSTYWPLMGFIVNLSTIVIWWVGGHEVIAGIIELGVITAFIAYVSQFYGPINNLSNVLPFIQQSLTSAERIREVLETKPQITNPENPKRPKMPAEIVFDHVYFGYDPHFPVIKNVNLVIKPGEKVAIVGKSGSGKSTIAKLLLRFYDVNEGVIFIGGTNIKEIDLDYLRRKIAYVPQDVVLFDITVGYNVAYGAENVSEADIIRACKIAKIHDEIVKLPFAYDTILGERGTYLSGGQRQRLSIARAIIKNPDILIFDEATSNLDVMSEREVYEAMMSVSRNKTVIMITHNVHEVMNADKVIVLKNGEVVEEGKPEELLNRKGEFYEMFKEQINEENVFLKRKTNYSEEKVNDNLVNDIKIEPSYRRSMVNVIYNGKVYRNLVPKMLFPITKPTFIGFYDENGREVFILQDYTKIDERSRELLKNALAYNNLIFQVIKINEINIKGDQLEWDLVTDKGSIKTYTIGRRNVVVLDSKVVLIDKNDNLYEIDLNKLDKKSFKLLLETI from the coding sequence ATGAAGAGAGCCATAGTAGCGACGAAGTTTAAGGCTGAAATTAAGACGGATTTAGATAGAAATTTGAACTTAAGGGAGGAAATTATCAGAATTGACGGTAGTAAAATTAGTGTATATGACGAGAGAGGCAACGAGGTACTTAGCGTTAGTAATGTAGTTAAGCTATCTATTGAGAGCGGGATAACTGTAGATAAGTTAATAGGGTATACTGCTGATGGAAAAAGTATAGAAATAGCTTACTTTACTAAAAGAAAAGATGAGATATTTAAGAAACTTGTTGAAGCCTTTAATAAGAACGAGCAGATTGAGATTAAGGATGATGAGAAAGAGGAGAACGTTAAGGTAAGTATGAGTACGTTAAAGTGGCTTTGGAATATAGCCTCTAAATATAGGAGAACGTTAATAATAGGTGCAATTCTATCATTAATTTCCACTGGACTGAATTTAGTACCTCCTTATCTATTGAAGATTTTAATAGATAGTGTATTGCTTTCTCCTTCTCATTCACCCAATTTATACGTTAATATTATAATATATCTAACACTATCCTATTCAGCATTGGCATTAGTATCCTCTATGCAGAGCAGAATACTGAACAATTTAGGTTCAAGGATAATAAATGACTTAAGGGAAATGCTATATAGACATGCAATTAGGCATGATTATGCATTTATAGAGAGAATATCCCCTAGCAGGATTTTATCTAGATTAACTACTGATGCAGGGAATACTAATTGGCTATTAGTATGGGGTTTACCAACATTAGTTACCAATTTATTCACTATAGTAGGAATTGGTGTAATTTTATTTACCTTAAATGTCACTTTAGCTATGTTCATACTAATACCAGTCCCAATAATAATTTATATGATTATATCGTATAGGAGAAAGTCCCATAGATTATATCATAGGAATTGGAGAAGGAGTGCGGATATAACGTCCAAGATAAACGACACTATCCCTAATTTTTTAGTAGTAAGATCGTTCTCTAAGGAAGAATATGAATCAAAAAGATTAAGGGAAATGTTAAATAAATTATACGAATCTAATGTCGCTATAAATAAGATGAACTCAACTTACTGGCCTTTAATGGGGTTTATAGTTAATTTGTCTACAATAGTTATATGGTGGGTTGGGGGACATGAAGTTATTGCTGGAATTATAGAATTAGGTGTGATAACAGCATTTATAGCATATGTTTCTCAGTTTTACGGACCTATAAATAACTTGAGTAACGTATTGCCATTTATTCAGCAATCCCTTACTTCTGCTGAAAGAATAAGAGAAGTATTGGAGACAAAGCCTCAGATTACTAACCCAGAGAATCCTAAAAGACCTAAAATGCCTGCAGAGATAGTTTTCGATCACGTTTACTTTGGGTACGACCCTCACTTTCCCGTAATAAAGAATGTAAATTTAGTTATAAAACCCGGAGAAAAAGTAGCTATTGTTGGTAAAAGCGGATCTGGTAAGAGTACTATAGCTAAATTACTTCTAAGATTTTACGATGTAAATGAAGGTGTTATTTTTATCGGTGGAACTAACATTAAGGAAATAGATTTAGACTACCTAAGAAGGAAAATAGCATACGTTCCGCAAGACGTTGTATTATTTGATATTACAGTTGGATATAATGTAGCTTATGGCGCCGAAAACGTTAGCGAGGCTGATATAATTAGGGCGTGTAAAATTGCTAAGATTCACGATGAAATAGTTAAACTACCTTTCGCTTATGATACCATATTAGGGGAGAGAGGTACCTATTTGTCTGGAGGACAGAGACAGAGATTAAGTATTGCAAGAGCTATCATAAAAAACCCAGATATATTAATATTTGATGAGGCTACTTCAAACCTAGATGTTATGAGCGAAAGAGAGGTTTACGAGGCTATGATGAGCGTATCTAGAAATAAAACTGTAATAATGATAACTCATAACGTCCATGAGGTTATGAACGCAGATAAGGTAATTGTCTTAAAGAACGGCGAGGTTGTAGAGGAGGGAAAGCCTGAAGAATTGTTGAACAGAAAAGGTGAATTTTACGAGATGTTTAAAGAGCAGATAAATGAGGAGAATGTATTTTTAAAGAGAAAAACAAATTACTCTGAGGAAAAAGTTAATGATAATTTAGTAAATGACATAAAAATAGAACCTTCTTACAGAAGAAGTATGGTTAACGTTATTTATAATGGTAAGGTTTATCGTAATCTAGTACCTAAAATGTTATTTCCCATCACTAAACCTACTTTTATAGGTTTCTACGATGAAAATGGGAGGGAAGTGTTCATATTACAAGATTATACTAAAATTGATGAGAGATCTAGGGAACTGCTAAAAAATGCTTTAGCATATAATAACCTAATATTTCAAGTAATAAAAATAAATGAAATAAATATAAAAGGTGATCAATTAGAGTGGGATTTGGTTACAGATAAGGGTAGTATTAAGACTTATACAATAGGGAGAAGGAATGTGGTAGTCTTAGATTCTAAGGTAGTATTAATTGATAAAAATGATAACTTATATGAAATCGATTTGAATAAACTAGATAAAAAAAGCTTTAAGTTGTTATTAGAGACGATCTAG
- a CDS encoding Gfo/Idh/MocA family protein — MKIRYGVIGVGGHGRNRHLIPLTKLSEVEIVAVSDINKQRCEEVASQFKVKCYQDYMEMLDKEGLDAVSIVTPTGLHSKIAIDVLNKGVNVLVDKPLGANLEEVINVVKAAKRRGSKLMIGYWSRFSPALQFGKEIMENGLLGEPYIAYGYLVRRRGIPGIPTFIDKSLSGGRGALLDIGCYVLDNLLTLLRFRKPLSIMGKVYTKFGNREDEVKFNWGNWNAKEFSLDDYAVGYVRLEDEISLILEVGWAANVSHNEEKGYIRVLGDRGGLEGVGNEAILDISFHGRTKNFLIDTKPVLKKVDMALEMIKAFVKSIIEDTNPPISGEESIILHSIIDGIYKSSEENKEVKITLPDLL; from the coding sequence ATGAAGATTAGATACGGTGTAATAGGTGTAGGAGGTCATGGAAGAAATAGACATCTAATCCCCCTAACTAAATTAAGTGAAGTGGAAATTGTTGCAGTATCTGACATAAACAAACAAAGATGCGAGGAAGTCGCTTCTCAATTTAAGGTTAAATGTTATCAGGATTATATGGAGATGCTAGATAAGGAAGGTTTGGATGCGGTTAGTATAGTTACACCTACTGGTCTACATTCTAAAATAGCTATTGATGTACTAAATAAGGGAGTTAACGTACTAGTAGATAAACCTTTGGGGGCTAACCTAGAAGAGGTTATAAATGTAGTTAAGGCGGCTAAAAGGAGAGGATCTAAACTTATGATAGGATATTGGAGTAGATTCTCTCCAGCTTTACAGTTTGGCAAGGAAATAATGGAAAATGGACTTTTAGGCGAACCTTATATAGCTTATGGATACCTAGTCAGAAGGAGAGGTATACCAGGAATTCCTACTTTTATAGATAAATCTTTATCTGGGGGTAGAGGAGCATTATTAGATATAGGCTGCTATGTATTAGATAACTTGCTAACGCTTTTAAGATTCAGAAAACCGTTAAGCATAATGGGGAAAGTTTACACGAAATTCGGTAATAGAGAAGATGAGGTTAAATTTAATTGGGGAAACTGGAATGCAAAGGAGTTTTCCTTAGACGACTATGCAGTAGGATATGTTAGATTAGAAGATGAGATAAGTCTTATTTTAGAAGTAGGTTGGGCCGCTAACGTTTCTCATAATGAAGAAAAGGGATATATAAGGGTTTTAGGAGATAGGGGAGGACTAGAAGGAGTAGGAAATGAGGCTATATTAGATATTTCATTTCATGGAAGAACTAAAAACTTCCTTATAGATACTAAACCAGTGTTAAAGAAAGTTGACATGGCATTAGAGATGATCAAAGCATTTGTAAAAAGTATAATTGAAGATACTAATCCTCCTATATCTGGAGAGGAAAGTATCATATTACACTCAATTATTGATGGGATATATAAATCTTCTGAAGAAAATAAAGAGGTTAAAATAACTTTACCTGACCTTTTATAG
- a CDS encoding MFS transporter, translated as MKYLKIFAILSNLANNLVTPFISFVSAYFGMSSEEIALVTSATNAIPNISQYFLNFIKSRAKFLLFIGTLINGVLWILSAFIPFSWIFLITYFGITISIGVANFGWLLIMDKVSENSRGSTLSLYLVYATIGGLIATLITGIITETNTELIRYFFLLSGMLFSTSAYLSNKIEVDVNYESRINSPNGYIKRFLIVSFLFNLVLSFAWPIFPLAQVYKFHMNDENVAILNVETGILTILFQRIVAKLTDLRRRLTMFLGSITYTIFPLSYSLSNNVNYLYIANIASGFTNAVSSVTYIAYLFDNSNETNLKRDLAFYNLVVGFGILLGSIIGGILYNYMIKFYAPILAINTMLISASVLRLIVSPLFLTLKDKKEV; from the coding sequence TTGAAATATCTTAAAATTTTTGCAATTTTATCTAATTTAGCAAATAATTTGGTTACACCATTTATATCATTTGTATCAGCGTATTTCGGTATGTCCTCAGAGGAAATAGCTTTAGTAACTTCCGCAACTAATGCAATACCAAACATATCGCAATATTTTCTGAACTTTATTAAATCTAGGGCTAAATTTCTATTGTTTATAGGTACTCTAATTAATGGAGTTTTATGGATATTAAGCGCATTTATTCCTTTTAGCTGGATATTTCTCATAACCTATTTCGGAATAACTATTAGCATAGGAGTAGCTAACTTCGGCTGGTTATTAATAATGGATAAGGTAAGTGAAAATAGTAGGGGTTCCACTTTATCTCTTTATTTAGTATATGCAACCATAGGGGGGTTAATAGCTACGTTAATAACAGGAATAATAACTGAGACTAACACAGAGCTTATTAGGTATTTCTTTTTATTGTCAGGAATGTTATTCAGTACATCAGCTTATTTATCGAATAAGATAGAAGTAGATGTCAACTATGAATCAAGAATTAATTCCCCTAATGGTTATATAAAGAGATTCTTAATTGTAAGTTTTCTCTTTAATCTAGTGTTATCCTTCGCTTGGCCTATTTTTCCCTTAGCGCAAGTATATAAATTTCACATGAATGACGAAAACGTAGCAATATTAAACGTGGAGACCGGGATATTAACTATTCTATTTCAGAGAATAGTAGCGAAATTAACTGATTTAAGGAGAAGACTAACTATGTTTTTAGGAAGTATAACGTATACTATTTTCCCTCTATCCTACTCATTATCTAATAACGTGAATTATTTATATATTGCAAATATTGCCTCAGGTTTCACTAATGCCGTAAGCTCAGTAACTTATATAGCTTATTTATTTGACAACTCAAATGAGACAAATCTTAAAAGGGATTTGGCATTTTACAATTTAGTTGTGGGATTTGGAATATTATTGGGCTCTATAATAGGCGGAATATTATACAATTATATGATTAAATTTTATGCACCAATTTTAGCTATAAACACAATGTTAATCTCAGCCTCAGTCCTAAGATTAATAGTCTCACCCTTATTCTTAACACTTAAAGACAAGAAGGAAGTATAA
- a CDS encoding Gfo/Idh/MocA family protein yields MKFAIIGLGGWVNYGHLPALNELGIKVDYCVDIDEKRVKDFSQKTGCKGYTDYKEMLASENPDIVLIAVPHGLHAKIALDALNNDANVYVEKPMATSLQEALSLVDTARKRNRILVVGHEFRFEQPSMITKKLIKDLGNIYHIRGLYIRQRGIPTSITFIKKDLAKGGVIFDLATHIIDLIMFFTNFPTPRTVKAKIHYAFSKDKTKFSSYPSPNLPNSDVEVEDSGSAFIDLGEISAYVEVSWASYIKENKREIVILGDKGGIHIENNALYYMRNIADEFFISNPLIQQRGSVYREVWSSLFNAIAKGETRPPFPFCTAEQGAINVAILESIYKSAFEGREVKVEIPSYLIELARSSLITT; encoded by the coding sequence ATGAAATTTGCAATAATAGGTCTTGGCGGATGGGTAAATTACGGGCATCTACCAGCGTTAAACGAGTTAGGTATTAAGGTAGATTATTGTGTTGATATAGATGAGAAGAGAGTTAAGGATTTCTCACAGAAAACAGGATGTAAGGGTTATACTGATTATAAGGAGATGTTAGCTAGCGAAAATCCAGATATAGTATTAATTGCAGTACCTCACGGTCTTCACGCTAAAATAGCATTAGATGCACTAAATAATGACGCTAATGTTTATGTTGAGAAACCAATGGCAACTTCTCTTCAAGAAGCATTAAGTCTAGTCGATACTGCAAGAAAACGAAATAGAATTCTAGTAGTAGGTCACGAGTTCAGGTTTGAACAACCATCGATGATAACTAAAAAATTAATTAAAGATTTAGGTAACATATATCACATTAGAGGTCTTTACATAAGGCAAAGAGGTATTCCAACGTCTATTACATTCATTAAAAAGGATCTAGCTAAGGGAGGAGTAATTTTCGATTTAGCTACTCATATTATAGACTTAATTATGTTTTTTACAAACTTTCCCACTCCTAGAACAGTTAAGGCTAAAATACATTATGCATTCTCTAAAGATAAAACTAAGTTCTCATCGTATCCCTCACCTAATTTACCGAATAGTGATGTTGAAGTTGAGGATTCTGGGTCAGCTTTCATAGATTTAGGCGAAATATCTGCTTATGTTGAGGTAAGTTGGGCCTCTTATATTAAGGAAAACAAAAGAGAGATAGTAATATTAGGGGATAAAGGGGGAATACATATAGAAAATAATGCCCTATATTATATGAGAAACATAGCAGATGAATTCTTTATTTCTAACCCTTTAATTCAACAGAGGGGAAGCGTGTATAGAGAAGTGTGGAGTAGTTTATTTAACGCAATAGCTAAGGGCGAAACAAGACCTCCATTCCCCTTCTGCACAGCAGAACAAGGTGCAATAAATGTAGCAATATTAGAAAGCATATATAAATCGGCTTTTGAAGGAAGAGAGGTTAAAGTAGAAATTCCCTCATATTTAATTGAATTAGCTAGATCGTCTCTAATAACAACTTAA
- a CDS encoding Gfo/Idh/MocA family protein, with amino-acid sequence MKIAVVGCNGFGRVHLRAIRNIGNIEYYVFSRDEEKAKECMKEFNAKGYFTKYEDVLKSDADIIDLIVSHDQHFPMGVQAIKAGKHLMLEKPIARTLEEAKGLIDAAKENGVKFMVLEQFFFDSSVRKAKELLPKLGKISMIIVRSTNLYQPKGWRANKEKMGGGALIDGGVHYMDTLLNLGGEYESVSAVCEKYFSGIEGEDTTVATFKFKNSSLGVLIYSWATPRPPKLPAFEIYGERGSIVEDPQTRMVMGKPFGDLILHLDDKQERIEVEKVSAIEEEIRGFINAVEKNTEVPMPPEIALRDLKAVLDVYKACNFQ; translated from the coding sequence ATGAAAATCGCAGTAGTAGGCTGTAACGGTTTCGGAAGGGTACATTTAAGAGCAATCAGAAATATAGGCAATATAGAGTATTACGTCTTCAGCAGGGATGAGGAAAAAGCGAAAGAGTGCATGAAGGAATTTAACGCAAAAGGATATTTTACTAAATATGAGGACGTCTTAAAATCTGACGCGGATATAATAGATCTAATAGTTAGCCATGATCAGCACTTCCCAATGGGAGTGCAAGCAATAAAAGCTGGAAAACATCTTATGCTAGAAAAACCAATAGCAAGGACATTAGAAGAGGCAAAAGGACTAATAGATGCTGCAAAAGAAAACGGTGTAAAGTTCATGGTATTAGAACAGTTCTTTTTTGATTCGTCAGTTAGAAAAGCAAAGGAATTATTACCTAAATTAGGAAAAATATCTATGATAATAGTAAGATCTACTAATTTATACCAACCTAAAGGATGGAGGGCAAATAAAGAGAAGATGGGAGGAGGAGCGCTAATAGACGGAGGAGTACACTATATGGATACGTTACTTAATTTAGGAGGAGAATACGAAAGTGTTAGCGCTGTCTGCGAAAAATACTTTTCTGGAATAGAAGGAGAAGATACTACAGTTGCCACATTTAAATTCAAAAATAGTTCCTTAGGGGTATTAATATATAGTTGGGCAACACCTAGACCTCCTAAACTTCCCGCCTTTGAAATATATGGGGAAAGAGGGAGTATTGTTGAAGATCCTCAAACAAGAATGGTAATGGGAAAACCTTTCGGAGATTTAATACTACATTTAGATGATAAACAAGAAAGAATAGAGGTAGAAAAGGTAAGTGCAATAGAGGAGGAGATTAGAGGATTTATAAACGCAGTTGAGAAAAATACTGAAGTACCTATGCCTCCAGAAATAGCCTTAAGAGATCTGAAAGCTGTGCTTGATGTTTATAAAGCATGTAACTTTCAATGA
- a CDS encoding amidohydrolase family protein — protein sequence MGYVDAHTHVWFKETLPEDFSNNNSGYDYNPPDIKEILREMDEVNLDYIVIIAYPSREIWRTKEDFPLRVIEYLKPYSERFSVIGGIEPNKLSLQEAKMWLERQYEAGVSGFKLHPVHSHVKPNAYREEEGELKQLEIFYQFAQDHELPVIIHTGTSVFLKARNKYADPIYLDDIAVDFPNLKIIMAHMGRPNYVSTAFQLVRIRKNIYGEISSIPPKRLLEYIPRLEEISYKTIYGSDYGGPGIKSISENLRNFLSLNISNKAKEEMASKNPKFIYKPLSDLF from the coding sequence ATGGGATATGTAGACGCGCACACACATGTTTGGTTTAAGGAGACCTTGCCAGAGGATTTTTCTAACAACAATTCGGGTTATGACTATAATCCCCCTGATATTAAAGAAATATTAAGGGAGATGGACGAGGTGAATTTAGATTATATAGTAATAATTGCTTATCCGAGTAGGGAAATCTGGCGTACAAAGGAAGACTTCCCATTAAGGGTAATAGAATACCTTAAACCGTACTCAGAACGCTTTTCAGTTATAGGCGGGATAGAGCCTAATAAGCTATCTCTTCAAGAGGCTAAAATGTGGCTTGAAAGACAATACGAGGCAGGTGTTTCTGGATTTAAACTTCATCCAGTTCATTCTCACGTAAAACCTAACGCTTATAGAGAAGAGGAAGGGGAATTAAAGCAATTAGAGATTTTTTATCAATTTGCCCAAGATCATGAATTACCGGTAATTATACACACTGGAACTAGCGTATTTTTAAAAGCGAGGAATAAATATGCGGATCCTATTTACCTTGATGATATAGCTGTTGACTTCCCCAACCTTAAAATAATCATGGCACATATGGGAAGACCAAATTACGTATCGACCGCATTTCAATTAGTTAGAATAAGAAAAAATATATATGGAGAAATATCGTCTATTCCCCCTAAGAGACTTTTAGAATATATCCCTAGATTAGAGGAAATTAGCTATAAGACGATTTACGGTAGTGACTACGGAGGTCCTGGTATTAAGAGCATTTCAGAAAACCTTAGAAACTTTTTATCTTTAAATATTAGTAACAAAGCTAAAGAGGAAATGGCCAGTAAAAATCCTAAATTTATTTACAAGCCTTTAAGTGATCTATTTTAA